In a single window of the Streptomyces sp. NBC_00353 genome:
- a CDS encoding zinc-dependent alcohol dehydrogenase family protein — MSKIVRFHATGGPEVLTLDDIEVREPGHGEIRVRTRALGVNRADSVLRNNHLVELPSGIGWEASGEVDAIGPDVEGFTVGDAVSLIPCFRPIDYPIHGELAIAPATAVVKHPDTLSWEQAAALWGQYLTAYGALIETADLKAGDTVLIPAASSSVGLAAIQIARSVGARPVALTRTSAKRQRLLDEGAEAVIVTGEEDVVTRVNELTDGHGARVIFDPVGGPALAGLIGAAAPGGTVIIYGALSSEATTVPVWELIGKSLTIRGYKVFDLTTDVERRKVAVDWVLDGLARETLRPVIDTVFPLEDIVRAHRRLESGSQVGKIVVTVPR; from the coding sequence ATGAGCAAGATCGTCCGATTTCACGCCACCGGCGGCCCCGAGGTCCTGACCCTGGACGACATCGAGGTCCGCGAACCCGGACACGGCGAGATCCGCGTCCGCACCAGGGCTCTCGGGGTGAACCGAGCGGATTCCGTGCTCCGCAACAACCACCTCGTGGAGCTTCCCTCCGGTATCGGATGGGAGGCCTCCGGTGAGGTCGACGCCATCGGCCCGGATGTCGAAGGTTTCACCGTCGGCGATGCCGTCAGCCTGATCCCCTGCTTCAGGCCCATCGACTACCCCATCCACGGCGAGCTGGCCATCGCGCCCGCCACCGCGGTGGTCAAGCACCCCGACACACTGTCCTGGGAACAGGCCGCGGCCCTGTGGGGGCAGTACCTGACCGCCTATGGCGCCCTCATCGAGACCGCGGACCTGAAGGCCGGTGACACGGTGCTCATCCCGGCGGCCTCCAGCAGCGTCGGCCTGGCCGCGATCCAGATCGCCCGCAGCGTGGGGGCCCGGCCCGTGGCACTGACCCGCACCAGCGCCAAGCGCCAGCGGCTCCTGGACGAAGGCGCCGAGGCAGTGATCGTCACGGGCGAGGAAGACGTGGTCACCCGCGTGAACGAGCTCACCGACGGCCACGGCGCCCGCGTCATCTTCGACCCCGTGGGAGGACCTGCTCTGGCGGGCTTGATCGGCGCCGCCGCGCCCGGCGGGACCGTGATCATCTACGGTGCGCTGAGCAGCGAGGCCACGACAGTGCCGGTGTGGGAGTTGATCGGCAAGAGCCTCACCATCCGGGGATACAAGGTCTTCGACCTCACCACCGACGTCGAACGCCGCAAGGTCGCCGTCGACTGGGTCCTCGACGGCCTTGCCCGCGAGACCCTGCGACCGGTCATCGACACCGTCTTCCCGCTGGAGGACATCGTCAGGGCCCACCGTCGTCTCGAGTCAGGATCCCAGGTCGGCAAGATCGTCGTGACCGTCCCCCGCTGA
- a CDS encoding MFS transporter yields MSPSAPPPLSTSSLAWNVRLWGILLTVSIVGFLDALDVNMVGVALPSIQADLGLSTSALQWIVSGYVLGYGGFLLLGGRAADILGRRRVFLTAVAVFALTSLVGGLVDDGNLLIVARLLKGVSAAFTLPAALSIITTTFAEGPARNKAIGIYTLMGASGFSSGLVLSGALTELGWRWTFLLPVPVALIALAAAIRVLPKDGPRTVGSYDLPGALTLVAGMLLLVYVVVEAPQKGWTTASTLVEFGLAAALLAAFVVIELRGAQPLIRLGILRSSSLVRANVGLSMFFGAYVGFQFVVTLYFQQVLQWSALQTAFGFLPAAAIVTLASSRIPHLIARFGTSRSIIAGVITHVAAYALLLAIARDHSYAVGVLPSMLLLSIGMTLAFAPFQIEGTSGIPDHEQGLAGGLLNTSMQIGGAIGLAIVTAALTAGNEGKSGPDALLAGFTPAMITVNVLAAIGLLAALSGTLGRRKTTAQTDRSADQLELDKVPEITR; encoded by the coding sequence ATGAGTCCTTCCGCACCACCACCCTTGTCCACGTCCTCGCTCGCATGGAACGTGCGGCTGTGGGGGATCCTGCTCACCGTCTCGATCGTCGGGTTCCTCGACGCGCTGGACGTGAACATGGTGGGTGTCGCCCTGCCCTCGATCCAGGCCGACCTCGGCCTGTCCACAAGCGCACTGCAGTGGATCGTCAGCGGTTACGTCCTCGGCTACGGCGGCTTTCTGTTGCTGGGCGGACGCGCCGCCGACATCCTCGGCCGCCGCCGCGTCTTCCTGACGGCGGTCGCCGTCTTCGCCCTGACCTCACTGGTCGGCGGCCTGGTCGACGACGGGAACCTTCTGATCGTCGCCCGTCTCCTGAAGGGCGTGTCGGCGGCGTTCACGCTACCCGCGGCGTTGTCCATCATCACGACCACGTTCGCCGAGGGGCCGGCCCGCAACAAGGCGATCGGGATCTACACGCTCATGGGTGCCAGCGGCTTCTCAAGCGGCCTGGTGCTGTCCGGTGCACTGACCGAGCTCGGCTGGCGCTGGACGTTCCTCCTGCCTGTGCCCGTGGCGCTGATCGCCCTGGCAGCGGCCATCCGCGTCCTGCCCAAGGACGGCCCGCGCACCGTCGGCAGCTATGACCTGCCCGGCGCACTCACCCTGGTCGCCGGAATGCTGCTGCTCGTCTACGTCGTGGTCGAAGCGCCGCAGAAGGGATGGACCACGGCGAGCACACTGGTGGAGTTCGGGCTCGCAGCCGCACTGCTGGCCGCCTTCGTGGTGATCGAGCTCCGCGGCGCGCAGCCGCTGATCCGTCTGGGCATCCTGCGCTCCAGCTCCCTGGTGCGCGCCAACGTGGGCCTGTCGATGTTCTTCGGCGCCTATGTCGGCTTCCAGTTCGTGGTGACGCTGTACTTCCAGCAGGTGCTGCAGTGGTCGGCGCTGCAGACCGCGTTCGGCTTCCTTCCCGCCGCCGCCATCGTCACCTTGGCCTCGTCGCGCATCCCGCACCTGATCGCACGATTCGGTACCTCGCGCAGCATCATCGCCGGCGTCATCACGCACGTGGCCGCCTACGCGCTCCTCCTGGCCATCGCCCGGGACCACTCCTACGCCGTGGGTGTGCTGCCCAGCATGCTCCTGCTCAGCATCGGCATGACACTGGCATTCGCGCCCTTCCAGATCGAGGGCACCTCGGGAATCCCTGACCACGAACAAGGTCTGGCCGGCGGCCTGTTGAACACCTCCATGCAGATCGGCGGCGCGATCGGCCTCGCCATCGTCACCGCGGCCCTCACCGCAGGAAACGAAGGCAAGAGCGGGCCCGACGCCCTGCTCGCCGGTTTCACCCCCGCCATGATCACCGTCAACGTGCTCGCGGCCATCGGCCTGCTCGCCGCCCTGTCCGGAACGCTGGGGCGCCGCAAGACGACTGCGCAGACGGACAGGAGCGCCGACCAACTGGAGCTCGACAAGGTGCCCGAGATCACCAGGTGA
- a CDS encoding MarR family winged helix-turn-helix transcriptional regulator, giving the protein MNAGDERHLVKEWRDLQVRHAVVYQTLERELQAGHGIGVSEFEALEALACSENTQCRAQDLTDVVHLSQSAASRLIARMERDGFLERAICEADRRGILAVLTDEGRKRYLEAQPTHRSVLARTLRETG; this is encoded by the coding sequence ATGAATGCTGGTGACGAGCGGCACCTGGTCAAGGAGTGGCGCGATCTCCAGGTTCGGCATGCCGTCGTGTACCAGACCCTCGAGCGTGAGTTGCAGGCAGGGCACGGCATCGGCGTCAGCGAGTTCGAAGCGCTCGAAGCCCTTGCCTGCTCCGAGAACACCCAGTGCCGCGCCCAGGACCTCACCGACGTCGTGCACCTGAGCCAGAGCGCCGCGAGCCGACTGATCGCCCGAATGGAACGCGACGGTTTCCTCGAGCGCGCCATATGCGAAGCCGACCGCCGCGGCATCCTCGCCGTCCTCACCGACGAGGGCCGCAAGCGTTATCTGGAGGCCCAACCCACACACCGCTCCGTGCTCGCCAGAACACTTCGAGAGACAGGCTGA
- a CDS encoding alpha/beta fold hydrolase: MSEIKPRFRTIDGLSVRYAESEGPRDRVALLLSPFPVSLYAYDATWSRLAEHAHLVAVDLPGFGHSELREDLLSPTAMSEFIVRLADEFELAKPHVVGPDIGTSAVLFAAAHHPDRFRSAVVGSGAAAAPVQLGSPVNDWVHAEDLAPYRALGPKDIVTIALDKMQGYQLPQIVREDYLAPYVGQRIVDQMAYLRAFPIELPLLRELLPGIETPVQIIAGRRDHVVPVANAEYLHEHLPNSTLDVLEVGHYTWEEGADDYARIVTDWWRAN; encoded by the coding sequence ATGAGTGAGATCAAACCCCGGTTCCGGACGATCGACGGGCTGTCCGTCCGGTACGCCGAGAGCGAGGGGCCCCGCGACCGCGTAGCCCTGCTGTTGAGCCCGTTCCCGGTCAGCCTGTATGCCTACGACGCGACCTGGTCGCGGCTGGCCGAGCACGCTCACCTCGTCGCAGTGGACCTGCCGGGGTTCGGGCATTCCGAACTCCGGGAGGACCTGCTGTCGCCCACGGCGATGAGCGAATTCATCGTGCGGCTCGCCGACGAGTTCGAATTGGCGAAGCCACACGTCGTGGGCCCGGACATCGGCACCAGCGCGGTGCTCTTCGCCGCGGCCCACCACCCCGACCGATTCCGCAGCGCCGTCGTGGGCAGCGGCGCGGCCGCGGCCCCGGTGCAGCTGGGAAGTCCGGTGAACGACTGGGTGCACGCCGAGGACCTGGCGCCGTACCGGGCCCTGGGCCCCAAGGACATCGTGACGATCGCCCTCGACAAGATGCAGGGCTACCAGCTGCCGCAGATCGTGCGCGAAGACTATCTCGCGCCCTACGTGGGCCAGCGGATCGTCGACCAGATGGCCTACCTCCGCGCCTTCCCCATCGAACTGCCGCTCCTGCGCGAGCTGCTGCCCGGGATCGAGACGCCCGTACAGATCATCGCCGGCCGCAGGGACCACGTGGTGCCCGTGGCGAACGCCGAATACCTGCACGAGCACCTGCCCAACAGCACCCTCGATGTCCTCGAAGTCGGCCACTACACCTGGGAGGAGGGCGCGGACGACTACGCCAGGATCGTCACCGACTGGTGGCGGGCGAACTGA
- a CDS encoding integrase core domain-containing protein has translation MLLRLAYLTVTNAFAMLRVLPMSDRDKDAEILALRHQITVLERQLGGEKIRFTPSDRAFLAALLHRMPVEVLRRVRLLVRPDTVLRWHRDLVARRHAARSRPKRSGRPRILRSIRALVLRLAQENPSWGYRRIHGELLVLGIKVAASTVWEILKEAGIDPAPERASSTWSDFLRSQADALLACDFLETVTLSGARLYVFAVIEHASRRIRILGATAHPTAAWVTQAAKNLVMDLEDAECRARFLIRDHDGKFPALFDTVLKDAGIEVVLSGVRMPRMNSIMERWVQTCRCELLDRTLIWNQRHLLHALREFEEFYNSHRPHQGIANARPLHPLPVPITDPEQITRLDIRKRERLGGILHEYQHAA, from the coding sequence GTGCTGCTGCGATTGGCTTACCTGACCGTGACGAATGCGTTCGCGATGCTGCGTGTGCTGCCGATGAGCGATCGGGACAAGGACGCGGAGATCCTCGCCTTGCGCCATCAGATCACGGTGCTGGAGCGTCAACTCGGTGGCGAGAAGATCCGGTTCACCCCGAGCGATCGCGCGTTCTTGGCGGCGTTGCTGCATCGGATGCCGGTTGAGGTGCTGCGCAGGGTGCGGCTGCTGGTGCGTCCGGACACGGTGCTGCGCTGGCACCGCGATCTGGTCGCACGCCGCCATGCGGCCCGGTCCCGGCCGAAGCGCTCGGGACGGCCGCGGATCCTGCGCTCCATCCGCGCCCTGGTCCTGCGGCTCGCCCAAGAGAATCCCAGCTGGGGGTATCGCCGCATCCACGGTGAACTTCTCGTTCTCGGTATCAAGGTGGCCGCCTCCACCGTCTGGGAAATCCTCAAGGAGGCCGGGATTGATCCGGCGCCCGAACGGGCCTCCAGCACGTGGTCGGACTTCCTGCGCTCGCAGGCCGACGCCCTGTTGGCGTGCGACTTCCTGGAGACGGTCACGCTGTCCGGGGCGCGGCTGTATGTGTTCGCGGTGATCGAGCACGCCAGCCGGCGGATCAGGATCCTGGGCGCCACCGCGCACCCGACCGCCGCGTGGGTGACGCAAGCCGCGAAAAACCTCGTCATGGACCTCGAAGACGCCGAATGCCGGGCAAGGTTCCTGATCCGTGACCACGACGGGAAGTTCCCCGCCCTGTTTGACACCGTCCTCAAGGACGCGGGGATCGAGGTCGTGCTCAGCGGCGTACGGATGCCGCGCATGAACTCGATCATGGAAAGGTGGGTGCAGACCTGCCGGTGTGAGCTGCTGGACCGCACCTTGATCTGGAACCAGCGGCACCTGCTCCACGCGCTACGGGAGTTCGAAGAGTTCTACAACTCCCACCGGCCGCATCAGGGCATCGCCAACGCCCGTCCGCTGCACCCGCTGCCGGTGCCGATCACCGATCCGGAGCAGATCACCCGCCTCGACATACGGAAACGCGAACGACTCGGCGGCATCCTCCACGAGTACCAACATGCCGCCTGA